One Ictalurus punctatus breed USDA103 chromosome 21, Coco_2.0, whole genome shotgun sequence genomic window carries:
- the wnt7aa gene encoding wingless-type MMTV integration site family, member 7Aa has translation MSRKTRRWIFHIFLCLGIIYLKIGGFSSVVALGASIICNKIPGLAPRQRTICQSRPDAIIVIGEGAQMGINECQFQFRHGRWNCSALGERTVFGKELKVGSKEAAFTYAIIAAGVAHAISAACTQGTLSGCGCDKEKQGFYNQEEGWKWGGCSADIRYGLSFSKMFVDAREIKQNARTLMNLHNNEVGRKILEKNMRLECKCHGVSGSCTTKTCWTTLPKFRQLGYILKDKYYQAVHVEPVRASRNKRPTFLKIKKPYSYRKPMDTDLVYIEKSPNYCEPDPVTGSVGTQGRICNKTAQQANSCDLMCCGRGYNTHQYSRVWQCNCKFLWCCYVKCNTCSERTEVYTCK, from the exons ATGAGTAGGAAAACGCGCCGCTggatttttcacattttcctcTGCCTGGGGATTATTTATCTGAAAATCGg CGGCTTCTCCTCCGTGGTGGCACTGGGAGCGAGCATCATCTGTAATAAAATCCCGGGTCTTGCCCCGCGTCAACGGACGATCTGCCAGAGCCGACCCGACGCGATCATCGTGATCGGAGAAGGAGCGCAGATGGGCATCAACGAGTGCCAGTTCCAGTTCCGCCATGGCCGCTGGAACTGCTCTGCCCTCGGAGAGAGGACCGTCTTTGGAAAAGAGTTGAAAGTGG GGAGTAAAGAGGCAGCTTTCACTTATGCCATCATCGCTGCTGGGGTTGCCCATGCTATCTCGGCCGCCTGCACCCAGGGAACCCTGAGTGGCTGCGGGTGTGATAAAGAGAAGCAAGGTTTCTACAACCAGGAAGAGGGCTGGAAGTGGGGCGGCTGCTCAGCTGACATCCGCTATGGCCTGAGCTTTTCCAAGATGTTTGTGGATGCTCGGGAGATAAAGCAAAATGCTAGGACTCTCATGAACCTCCATAACAATGAAGTGGGGCGTAAG ATCCTAGAAAAGAACATGCGCTTAGAGTGCAAGTGTCACGGAGTATCTGGCTCATGCACAACCAAGACTTGCTGGACAACGCTCCCCAAGTTCCGTCAGCTTGGCTACATCCTCAAGGATAAGTACTACCAGGCCGTGCACGTGGAGCCAGTTCGAGCCAGCCGGAACAAACGGCCAACATTCCTGAAGATCAAAAAGCCCTACTCGTACCGCAAGCCCATGGACACTGACTTGGTGTACATTGAGAAGTCACCCAATTACTGTGAGCCAGACCCAGTGACAGGCAGTGTGGGCACTCAGGGCAGAATCTGCAATAAAACAGCACAGCAAGCCAACAGCTGTGACTTGATGTGCTGCGGACGAGGCTACAACACACACCAGTACTCACGTGTGTGGCAATGCAACTGCAAGTTCCTGTGGTGCTGTTATGTCAAATGCAACACATGCAGTGAGAGGACAGAGGTATACACATGCAAATAA